CATTGGAACTGGTCGTACGGGAAGGATATCCGCGATTGGCCTTTCTGTATCTGAATGCCAAATCAATCAAGAAACTGGTTACTCCGGAAGTAGCACCAAAAGAAAAGTAATAAATCTCTCTCTTAAATAATTTAGTGTTAATATTAGCATTACGTTGCTAATGAAAGCGCCCCGTCGTAGTGATTACGATGGGGCGTCTTTTCATTATACTATCATAGTATATCTGAATGAGTCGTCAGCAGAATATGGTTTATGACTGCCGCATTGCCAACGCCTTATTCTCCGCCACTTCCATAATCTCCCGCTCTCCGGGACCTTTGTCGTTTATACCGCAAAGGTGGAGTATCCCATGAATAATGACGCGATGCAGTTCATCATCATAGGATGCACCGAATTGCTCAGCATTGGTGCGTATCGTATCCAGGCTGATGAACAAATCGCCTGATAAACGGTCGCCCTCGCAATAGTCGAAGGTGATGATATCCGTATAATAGTCGTGTTGCAGATATTGGCGGTTTACTTCCAGAATCTTTTCATCGGAACAAAAGATATAAGCGATTTCACCGAGTCTTTTTCCATAGGAAGCGGCTACAGCTTTTATCCATTCCGTAGTCTCACGTTTCTTTATTTCAGGCATTTTGACGCCTTCTGTTTGATAAGTTACAGCCATAATTGAATGTTATGATTTAAAAGAAAAATAAATAACTGATTAAGATAGCGGCTATGATACCTGAGAAGTCTGCTATCAAGCCACAGGTAACTGCATTGCGGGTTTTACTGATACCTACGCTACCGAAATACACAGCCAAAATATAGAAAGTAGTATCCGAAGCTCCACGTACCACGCAACTCATACGTCCTACAAATGAATCCGGGCCTAACTCTTTCATTGTATCAATCATCAAACCGTTTGCACCGCTTCCACTAAGTGATTTCATCAATGCCGTAGGCAATGCTCCTACAAAGCTGGTATCCACTCCACACAATCCTACTAAATAACCGATTCCACCCACTAAGTAGTCCATCGCTCCCGAAGTGCGGAATACAGCAATACCTACAAGGAAAGCCACCAAATAGGGAATGATACGTACAGCCGTGGTAAAACCTTCTTTAGCCCCTTCCACAAAGGAATCATAGACATTGATTTTCTTTCTGATTCCTGTCAGAATAAACAAAATAATAACCCCGAACAGAATGATGTTGGCTATTAACGTGGAATAAGTACCCATTTCCTCACGGGAGACACTGATAAACAAATAAATCAACCCGGAAAAGAAGAGGCAGACCACACCCATCAATATCAGAATCGGCTTATTGATTAAGTTTATCTTCTGGGCAATGCTGACGGCTATAACTCCCACCAAAGTAGAAATGAAAGTACTTAGCAAAATAGGGATAAACACATCTGTCGGTTGTGCAGCCCCCATTTGTGCACGATATACCATAATGCTGATAGGAATAAGGATAAGTCCCGAAGTATTGATGACTAAGAACATAATCATCGGATTGGAAGCCGTATCTTTCTTTGGGTTCAGTTCCTGCAATTCCTTCATCGCTTTCAATCCCATCGGTGTGGCGGCATTGTCCAATCCGAGCATATTGGCGGACATATTCATAAAGATGGAGCCCAGCACAGGATGCCCTTTAGGAATATCCGGGAACAAACGACAGAGTACCGGACTCAGGAAGCGTGCCAAGGCACTGATTAACCCGCTGTTTTCGCCGATTTTCATAATCCCCAGCCAAAGGGCTAATACTCCTGTAAGCCCCAGGGAGATTTCAAATGCCGTCTTTGAGGAGTCGAATGTCGAGTTCATGATGGCAGTGAATATCTCCGTATCTCCCAGGAAAATCACTTTTACGAGGGCGATAACGAAGGCTATAAGGAAGAAAGCTATCCAGATATAATTTAGAACCATAGTTGATTGCGTGTATATAGATAGTGCAAAAGTAATATTTTATAGTTGCTTTTCATGCTACCGGGCTTTTTTTATTCATCTTTCTTATACCGAAAATAAATGTATTTCTCTATCTTTGTCTCCTACTTTCGAGAAATAAATGGAACAAGAAGATTTTAACATACGCGAACAGCAGCTGACTTCAAAGGAACGGGATTTTGAGAATGCACTCCGCCCGTTGAGCTTTGAGGACTTTAGCGGACAGGATAAGGTGGTGGAGAACCTTCGCATTTTTGTGAAGGCGGCACGCTTGCGTGGCGAGGCGCTCGACCATGTCCTGCTTCACGGCCCTCCCGGCTTGGGAAAAACAACTCTTTCAAATATCATCGCCAATGAACTGAACGTCGGCTTTAAAGTGACTTCCGGTCCGGTACTCGACAAACCGGGTGACTTGGCAGGTGTGCTGACCAGCCTCGAATCGAATGATGTGCTCTTTATTGATGAAATCCATCGTCTATCGCCTGTGGTGGAAGAGTATCTTTACTCTGCCATGGAAGATTACCGCATTGATATTATGATTGATAAGGGACCTTCGGCACGTAGCATTCAGATTGATTTGAATCCTTTTACGTTGGTGGGGGCTACTACACGTAGCGGTCTGCTGACAG
The DNA window shown above is from Bacteroides faecium and carries:
- a CDS encoding nucleoside recognition domain-containing protein, which gives rise to MVLNYIWIAFFLIAFVIALVKVIFLGDTEIFTAIMNSTFDSSKTAFEISLGLTGVLALWLGIMKIGENSGLISALARFLSPVLCRLFPDIPKGHPVLGSIFMNMSANMLGLDNAATPMGLKAMKELQELNPKKDTASNPMIMFLVINTSGLILIPISIMVYRAQMGAAQPTDVFIPILLSTFISTLVGVIAVSIAQKINLINKPILILMGVVCLFFSGLIYLFISVSREEMGTYSTLIANIILFGVIILFILTGIRKKINVYDSFVEGAKEGFTTAVRIIPYLVAFLVGIAVFRTSGAMDYLVGGIGYLVGLCGVDTSFVGALPTALMKSLSGSGANGLMIDTMKELGPDSFVGRMSCVVRGASDTTFYILAVYFGSVGISKTRNAVTCGLIADFSGIIAAILISYLFFF
- the ybeY gene encoding rRNA maturation RNase YbeY, which produces MAVTYQTEGVKMPEIKKRETTEWIKAVAASYGKRLGEIAYIFCSDEKILEVNRQYLQHDYYTDIITFDYCEGDRLSGDLFISLDTIRTNAEQFGASYDDELHRVIIHGILHLCGINDKGPGEREIMEVAENKALAMRQS